A single Fundulus heteroclitus isolate FHET01 chromosome 4, MU-UCD_Fhet_4.1, whole genome shotgun sequence DNA region contains:
- the LOC105920405 gene encoding protein-lysine methyltransferase METTL21C — protein MRNTRGRCRHMPQVAPLSWGYDLERAHPSSVYRYDYVLAADVVYHHDFLDELLVTMKHFCKPGTKLIWANQVRLESDLVFTENFKKAFHTSLLAEEGEMKIYMATSREGDGGDRNRPSMPTGCRLKA, from the coding sequence ATGAGGAACACCAGGGGCCGCTGCAGACACATGCCCCAGGTTGCCCCTCTGAGCTGGGGCTACGACCTGGAGCGCGCCCACCCTTCATCCGTCTACAGGTACGACTACGTGCTGGCAGCCGATGTGGTCTACCATCACGACTTCCTGGACGAGCTCTTGGTCACCATGAAGCATTTCTGCAAACCAGGAACAAAGCTGATCTGGGCCAACCAGGTCCGGTTAGAATCCGATCTGGTGTTCACGGAGAACTTTAAGAAAGCCTTCCACACAAGTCTACTTGCTGAGGAGGGGGAGATGAAGATCTACATGGCAACGAGCAGGGAAGGAGACGGAGGTGACAGGAATAGACCGAGCATGCCCACAGGATGCCGGCTAAAAGCCTGA
- the LOC118563007 gene encoding tubulin beta-4 chain-like, translating into MREIVYLQAGQCGNQIGAKFWEVISDEHGIDPTGTYHGDSDLQLDRINVYYNEASGGKYVPRAVLVDLEPGTMDSVRSGPFGQVFRPDNFVFGQSGAGNNWAKGHYTEGAELVDSVLDVVRKEAESCDCLQGFQLTHSLGGGTGSGMGTLLINKIREEYPDRIMNTFSVVPSPKVSDTVVEPYNATLSVHHLVENTDETFCIDNEALYDICFRTLKLPTPTYGDLNHLVSATMSGVTTCLRFPGQLNADLRKLAIYMVPFRRLHFFMSGFAPLTSRGSQQYRALTVPKLTRQMFDAKNMMAACDPRHGRYLTVAAIFRGRVSIKEVDEQMLNMQNKNSSYFVDWIPNNVKTAVCDIPPRGLKMAATFIGNSTAIQELFKRISEQFTAMFRRKAFLHWYTGEGMDEMEFTEAESNMNDLVSEYQQYQEATAEEEGEFEEGDEDMA; encoded by the exons atgagagaaaTAGTTTATCTGCAGGCTGGCCAATGCGGCAACCAGATTGGAGCGAAG TTCTGGGAGGTGATCAGTGACGAACACGGCATTGACCCAACCGGGACATACCATGGAGACAGTGACCTGCAGCTGGACCGGATCAACGTATACTACAACGAGGCGTCAG GTGGAAAGTATGTCCCCCGTGCTGTGCTGGTGGACTTGGAGCCAGGCACTATGGACTCTGTGAGGTCTGGTCCATTTGGGCAGGTGTTTAGACctgacaattttgtttttg GCCAGAGTGGTGCTGGTAACAACTGGGCTAAAGGCCACTACACCGAAGGAGCTGAGCTAGTGGACTCGGTTCTGGATGTGGTGAGAAAGGAGGCTGAGAGCTGCGACTGTCTGCAGGGTTTCCAGCTCACCCATTCCCTCGGAGGAGGCACAGGCTCCGGCATGGGCACGCTCCTAATCAACAAGATCCGAGAGGAGTACCCAGACCGCATCATGAACACTTTTAGTGTTGTGCCTTCACCTAAG GTGTCGGACACTGTGGTGGAGCCCTATAACGCCACCCTCTCTGTCCACCACCTGGTCGAGAACACCGACGAGACCTTCTGCATTGACAACGAGGCTCTGTACGACATCTGCTTCCGTACATTAAAGCTGCCCACACCCACCTACGGTGATCTAAACCACCTGGTCTCAGCCACCATGAGCGGCGTAACCACCTGTTTACGCTTCCCTGGTCAGCTCAACGCTGATCTGAGGAAACTGGCCATCTACATGGTGCCGTTCCGCAGATTGCACTTCTTCATGTCAGGCTTTGCCCCGCTGACGAGCCGAGGCAGCCAGCAGTACAG GGCTCTGACAGTTCCTAAACTCACCAGGCAGATGTTTGATGCCAAAAACATGATGGCAGCTTGTGATCCACGCCACGGGCGCTACCTCACAGTAGCTGCCATCTTCCGAGGCCGCGTGTCGATTAAAGAAGTGGACGAGCAGATGCTGAACATGCAGAACAAGAACAGCAGCTACTTCGTCGACTGGATCCCAAACAATGTGAAGACGGCGGTCTGTGACATCCCGCCGCGTGGCCTCAAGATGGCTGCCACTTTCATTGGAAACAGCACAGCCATTCAGGAGCTGTTCAAGCGCATCTCGGAGCAGTTCACCGCCATGTTCCGCCGCAAAGCTTTTCTCCACTG GTACACCGGCGAGGGCATGGACGAGATGGAGTTCACCGAGGCCGAGAGCAACATGAACGACCTGGTGTCCGAGTACCAGCAGTATCAGGAGGCCACCGCAGAAGAAGAGGGAGAGTTTGAAGAGGGTGACGAAGACATGGCCTAA